The genomic window CGGCTGTTGGTCAATCGGCGCAGGTTTCTGCCGTTGATGTCAACAAGGTAAATCTCGGAGTTGCCTTCAAAAGTGAGGGAAAGGGCGATGGTTTTGCCATCGGGTGAAAATGCCGGGGTGGTGTTCAGACCAGAGCGCTCAGAAATCGGGATAACCTTTCTTGTGTTTAGGTCAAGGTAATAGCAGTTAAGGGAAGTTGAGCCATAAGAGGAGAAGGCGATGCGGTTGCCATCAGGAGACCAGTCAGGGAAGAGTTTGAGCCCGCCAGATGATGTGAGCTGTTCATAACCGGCACCATCATAATCAACCACTGCCAGTTCCTTATGACCTTGACCCAGGCTCCGGGAGAAGGCGATGCGGGTACAGCTGATACCGTCCTCACCGGTCAAGAGTTTTATCACATCATCTGCCATCTGATGGGCAAGCCAGCGATAATCGGGTTTCAGGGGATAGTTCTTGGAGGCAATCAGGCGCGAACTTCCAAGGTCATAAAGCCGCAGGTTCAACTGGCTCCCACCCTTGCGCGGGACAAAATCGGCACAGACAAGCACCTGGGCACCGGTTGTTGCCCAGCCTTTAAGGTCGGGCTTTTTCGGGTCGGTGGAAAAGTTATAGACCTTGCCCGATTCTGGTTCCTCAAATGTGAAGTAAAGGGAAAATTCAAGGTCACTGGTAAAGACCTCCTGAATCCTTCTGGTCAAGGCGACCGTTTCCGGTCTGGTTCCTTTTGGCGTGGTGAAGTCGGCGATGACGAGGGAGAGGCGTTTGCGGGTGCCGGAAAGCGTCAGTTTAAGCCACAGTTCATCCACAGAAATGGTTG from candidate division WOR-3 bacterium includes these protein-coding regions:
- the tolB gene encoding Tol-Pal system beta propeller repeat protein TolB — its product is MSLLPPLVLSFLLLGQIQDSFEKPTISVDELWLKLTLSGTRKRLSLVIADFTTPKGTRPETVALTRRIQEVFTSDLEFSLYFTFEEPESGKVYNFSTDPKKPDLKGWATTGAQVLVCADFVPRKGGSQLNLRLYDLGSSRLIASKNYPLKPDYRWLAHQMADDVIKLLTGEDGISCTRIAFSRSLGQGHKELAVVDYDGAGYEQLTSSGGLKLFPDWSPDGNRIAFSSYGSTSLNCYYLDLNTRKVIPISERSGLNTTPAFSPDGKTIALSLTFEGNSEIYLVDINGRNLRRLTNSRAIDISPTWSPNGRQLAFVSDRTGTPQIYCINADGTDLHRLTFSGSYNTSPAWSPKGDLIAFVQRQPDGSNQICLTNVLGDTYIKLTSQGNNEDPVWSPDGLHIAFASNRTGVWEIYTMDWNGANQRRITNTGGAFSPTWSPRLRR